From one Phycodurus eques isolate BA_2022a chromosome 19, UOR_Pequ_1.1, whole genome shotgun sequence genomic stretch:
- the slc35g1 gene encoding solute carrier family 35 member G1: MADRDHSPPESALAGADHLTVVFHKVASHGECGGSDDGSWCGDTEPPEARTHLRAWCEHDGDHEEETVASKLPEGGERETLCPPAASCVTRGAASTGEIASQGKPKRCPGIGLFYAFLSTVFFSIISLLVKTIQGVHAIEISGIRCFFQMLFIVPLLIYHKTGFLGPRDKRLYLMLRGFLGSNAMILLFYAVQQMPLADATVIMFSNPVFTSLLAWVFLKERCTIWDCIFTVFTLTGVILIARPPFLFGEHIQGIEGNYTNHIKGTIAAFAGAIGAACTMVVLRKIGKSVHYYLSVWYYAVIGFIECVITVSILGEWKIPACGQDRWMLMLIAVLGIAGQTFLTKALQVEKAGPVALTRTVDVVLAFFFQFIFLGRAPSWWSLGGALCIVLSTSGVALRKWYSNSRKS; this comes from the exons ATGGCTGACCGCGACCACAGCCCACCGGAGAGCGCTTTAGCCGGGGCCGACCACCTCACGGTAGTGTTCCACAAAGTTGCCAGTCATGGCGAATGTGGCGGCAGCGACGACGGCAGCTGGTGCGGCGACACCGAGCCGCCAGAGGCGAGGACCCACTTGCGGGCATGGTGTGAGCACGACGGGGATCATGAGGAGGAGACGGTCGCTTCGAAGTTGCCGGAGGGCGGCGAGAGGGAAACGCTGTGCCCGCCGGCGGCGTCGTGTGTCACCAGGGGGGCAGCATCCACCGGCGAGATCGCGAGCCAAG GGAAACCAAAAAGATGTCCAGGTATTGGTTTGTTCTACGCCTTCCTGTCCACAGTCTTCTTTTCCATCATCTCCCTCTTAGTGAAGACCATCCAGGGAGTGCACGCTATCGAGATCAGCGGCATCCGCTGCTTCTTCCAGATGCTCTTCATTGTGCCCTTACTCATTTACCACAA GACAGGGTTCCTGGGTCCTCGGGATAAACGTCTGTATCTGATGCTGCGGGGCTTCCTTGGCTCCAACGCCATGATCTTGCTTTTCTACGCCGTACAGCAGATGCCGCTGGCCGATGCCACCGTCATCATGTTCAG TAATCCAGTGTTTACCTCGCTACTGGCCTGGGTGTTCCTGAAGGAGAGGTGTACAATCTGGGACTGCATCTTTACTGTCTTCACCTTAACCGGGGTCATCCTCATCGCCCGGCCGCCATTTCTCTTCGGGGAACATATCCAGGGCATCGAGGGCAACTACACAAACCACATCAAAGGGACCATCGCTGCCTTTGCAG GAGCGATCGGGGCCGCGTGTACCATGGTTGTCCTGCGCAAGATCGGAAAGAGCGTCCACTACTACCTCTCCGTGTGGTATTACGCCGTCATCGGTTTCATCGAGTGCGTCATCACGGTCAGCATCCTCGGGGAATGGAAAATCCCCGCCTGTGGCCAAGACCGTTGGATGCTGATGCTGATCGCCGTCCTGGGCATCGCGGGCCAGACCTTCCTGACCAAAGCCCTGCAGGTGGAGAAGGCCGGCCCCGTGGCCCTGACGAGGACCGTGGACGTGGTGCTCGCCTTCTTCTTCCAGTTCATTTTCTTGGGCCGTGCGCCCAGCTGGTGGAGCCTCGGGGGGGCGCTGTGCATCGTGTTGAGCACCAGCGGCGTTGCCTTGAGAAAGTGGTACAGCAACTCACGCAAGAGCTGA